DNA from Streptomyces rishiriensis:
CGGTGCGGGATGTCGTCCTGCCGCTGGAACGCGTCGTCTACGCGCGCGTGGGCGTCACTCCGGAGGAGCTGGAGCGACTGGCGGCGGAATCCGGGTTCTCCCGGTTCCCCGTGGTGGACGAGGGGCGGCGGATCGTCGGCTACCTGCATGTGAAGGACGCGCTGGACGCCTCGCCGTGGGACACGGCGTTCCGGCTGGGCGACATGCGGCCCATCGCGCGGGTGCGGGAGGCGACCCCGCTGGACGACGTCCTGACCGCGATGCGGGGCAGCCGTACGCATCTGGCGGCCGTGCTCGGCTCCGACGGGCGGCTGTCGGGTCTGGTGACCATGGAGGACGTGTTGCAGGAGCTGTTCGGACAGCGGGCGTGAGGAGCGCGGAGGGAGCCGGGTGACCGACCGCGGGTGACCGCCGTTGGCCACCGACCGCGGGTGGACCATCGGCGACCGGCCGCGGGGTCGGCGACCGACCGTTGGGTATGAGACTGGGGCTACCATCGATGTCGCCATGCAGACGAATCCCACACACACCAGCCTGGTCGCGATCGGCGACTCCTTCACCGAGGGCATGTCGGACCTGCTGCCCGACGGCTCCTACCGGGGCTGGGCGGACCTCCTCGCCGCGCGGATGGCCGCCCGCACCCCCGGCTTCCGGTACGCCAACCTGGCGGTACGCGGCAAGCTGATCGGACAGATCGTCGAGGAGCAGGTGCCGGTGGCCACCGCGATGGGCGCCGACGTGATCACCCTGGTCGGCGGCCTGAACGACACCCTGCGCCCCAAGTGCGACATGGGCCGTGTGAAAGGCCTGCTGACCGAGGCCGTGGAGCGCCTGGCCCCCGCCTGCAAGGAGCTGGTGCTGATGCGCAGCCCCGGCCGTCAGGGACCGGTCCTCGAGCGGTTCAGGCCGCGCATGGAGGAGCTGTTCGTGCATGTCGAGGAGCTGGGGCAGCGGCACGGCGCGCTCGTCGTCGACCTGTACGGCGCGCCGTCCCTCGGCGATCCGCGCCTGTGGGACGTCGACCGGCTGCACCTGACGGCGGAGGGCCACCGCCGGGTCGCGGAGGCGGTCTGGCAGAGCCTCGGGCACGACCCCGAGGACGCCGAGTGGCACCTGCCGATGCCGGCGACCCTGCCGCCGGGCTGGGCCGCCCGCCGCGTCGCGGACGCGCGCTTCGCCCGGCAGTACCTGCTCCCCTGGATAGGCCGCCGCCTGACCGGCCGGTCCTCCGGGGACGGCCTGCCGCCGAAGCGGCCCGACCTGCTGCCGTACGAGGGTCAGGCCTAGGCGCTCGCCGTGGGCCGCGCGCCCGGGTGCCCGGCCGGAGCCGGGACGGGCCGCGCCGCGGCGGGGGAAGGGCAGGCCGGGTGACGCAGGACTCGTAGGATCCGCCGAACGGGGCCGTGGCGCCGGCCTGCACGATGCGCCAGTAGAATTCCGCTACGTGACTTCCGCTCCCGCCAAGCCCCGTATCCCGAACGTCCTCGCCGGACGCTACGCCTCCGCCGAGCTCGCCACGCTCTGGTCGCCCGAGCAGAAGGTGAAGCTGGAGCGTCAGCTCTGGCTCGCCGTACTGCGGGCTCAGAAGGACCTCGGCATCGAGGTGCCGGACGCGGCGATCACCGACTACGAGCGTGTCCTCGACACCGTCGACCTGGCCTCCATCGCCGAGCGCGAGAAGGTCACCCGGCACGACGTGAAGGCCCGGATCGAGGAGTTCAACGACCTCGCCGGCCATGAGCAGGTCCACAAGGGCATGACGTCCCGCGACCTGACGGAGAACGTCGAGCAGCTCCAGATCCGGCTCTCGCTGGAGCTCGTCCGCGACCGCACGGTGGCCGTGCTGGCGCGCCTCGGCAAGCTGGCCGGCGAGTACGGCGAGCTCGTCATGGCCGGGCGCTCCCACAACGTGGCCGCGCAGGCCACGACCCTCGGCAAGCGGTTCGCGACCGCCGCCGACGAGCTGCTCGTCGCGTACGGCCGGGTCGAGGAGCTGCTCGAGCGTTACCCGCTGCGCGGCATCAAGGGCCCGGTCGGCACCGCCCAGGACATGCTCGACCTGCTCGGGGGCGACGCCGCCAAGCTCAGCGAGCTGGAGGACCGGATCGCCGGTCACCTGGGCTTCTCGCAGGCGTTCACGTCCGTCGGCCAGGTCTACCCGCGGTCGCTGGACTACGAGGTCGTCACCGCGCTGGTGCAGCTCGCGGCCGCCCCCTCCTCGCTGGCGAAGACGATCCGGCTGATGGCCGGGCACGAGCTGGTGACCGAGGGGTTCAAGCCCGGCCAGGTCGGCTCCTCGGCGATGCCGCACAAGATGAACACCCGTTCCTGCGAGCGCGTCAACGGCCTGATGGTCATCCTGCGGGGCTACGCGTCGATGACCGGCGAGCTGGCGGGCGACCAGTGGAACGAGGGCGACGTGTCGTGCTCGGTGGTGCGCCGGGTCGCTCTGCCGGACGCCTTCTTCGCGCTCGACGGCCTTCTGGAGACGTTCCTGACGGTGCTCGACGAGTTCGGCGCCTTCCCGGCGGTCGTCGCCCGGGAGCTGGACCGCTACCTGCCGTTCCTCGCCACCACCAAGGTGCTGATGGGCGCGGTGCGCGCGGGCGTCGGCCGTGAGGTCGCGCACGAGGCGATCAAGGAGAACGCCGTCGCCTCGGCACTCGCCATGCGTGAGCGCGGGGCCGAGCGCAACGAGCTGCTGGACAAGCTGGCCGCCGACGAGCGGCTCCCGCTCGACCGTGCCCGGCTGGACGAGTTGATGGCCGACAAGCTGTCCTTCACGGGCGCCGCTTCGGCCCAGGTGAGCACGGTCGTCGGCCGGATCGAGGAGATCGTGAAGCAGCGCCCCGAGGCCGCCGGCTACACCCCCGGAGCGATCCTCTGACGCGCTTCACCCAGGCGGAGCTCGAGGCCGCCCGCGACCGTCTCGTGCCGGACGTCGTCGCGGGCGGCCTGCGCGTGCTGTTCTGCGGCATCAATCCCGGCCTGATGACGGCGGCGACCGGCCACCACTTCGCCCGTCCGGGCAACCGCTTCTGGCCGGTGCTGCACCTG
Protein-coding regions in this window:
- a CDS encoding SGNH/GDSL hydrolase family protein yields the protein MQTNPTHTSLVAIGDSFTEGMSDLLPDGSYRGWADLLAARMAARTPGFRYANLAVRGKLIGQIVEEQVPVATAMGADVITLVGGLNDTLRPKCDMGRVKGLLTEAVERLAPACKELVLMRSPGRQGPVLERFRPRMEELFVHVEELGQRHGALVVDLYGAPSLGDPRLWDVDRLHLTAEGHRRVAEAVWQSLGHDPEDAEWHLPMPATLPPGWAARRVADARFARQYLLPWIGRRLTGRSSGDGLPPKRPDLLPYEGQA
- the purB gene encoding adenylosuccinate lyase, coding for MTSAPAKPRIPNVLAGRYASAELATLWSPEQKVKLERQLWLAVLRAQKDLGIEVPDAAITDYERVLDTVDLASIAEREKVTRHDVKARIEEFNDLAGHEQVHKGMTSRDLTENVEQLQIRLSLELVRDRTVAVLARLGKLAGEYGELVMAGRSHNVAAQATTLGKRFATAADELLVAYGRVEELLERYPLRGIKGPVGTAQDMLDLLGGDAAKLSELEDRIAGHLGFSQAFTSVGQVYPRSLDYEVVTALVQLAAAPSSLAKTIRLMAGHELVTEGFKPGQVGSSAMPHKMNTRSCERVNGLMVILRGYASMTGELAGDQWNEGDVSCSVVRRVALPDAFFALDGLLETFLTVLDEFGAFPAVVARELDRYLPFLATTKVLMGAVRAGVGREVAHEAIKENAVASALAMRERGAERNELLDKLAADERLPLDRARLDELMADKLSFTGAASAQVSTVVGRIEEIVKQRPEAAGYTPGAIL